CCATACCACCACCTACCAACCTTTACGAAGTCCTAGAGATTCCCTTTGGCGCGACGACGGAAGAGATTAAATCCTCTTTCCGTCACCTAGTAAAACAATTCCATCCTGACATCCCTGTCACAGGTTCTTATTCCAAATTCCAAAGCCTTTACTTCGCATACCAAACCTTAACAGGGGAAGGACGAAAGTCTTATGATGATGAATTCAAAAAAAACTATGCTCGTGAATTTTTAAAACGCAAACTAGAAGAACACCCCATCGTACTACCAGTATCTCGTGTTCGATTCACTACTGGAATTTTAGAGCTCGCCAAACGTGGATTAATGAGAAAAGGATTCCGTAACAAAGACAGACGAAAGGTTACGGGAATTGATTATGATTTGATCATCGATTTGAAAGAATCAGAAATTATAAGGCCAGTGATTGCAGTCATCCCCCTGACCGTAAGGATTGTTTGTCGAGATTGTATGGGTGGCGATCCCCACTGCCCTGCTTGTAATGGAAGGGGAAGTTACAAAGGCTACAAAAATTTAAAAGTGGAATTTCCTATTTCTGCCCTCATCCAAGGTAAGGTATTTGAATTTGATCTCTCCAAATTCAGGCCAGATTCCTTTACCCATTTTAAGAAAAAATACCTACGGGTGAAACTCTTGGTTCATAAAAATATCCCTTTACGGGTTAAGAGTGCTGTCTAAAAAGGAAATCGATGGAAAAGATTCCCAAAGTTCTATTTTTAACCCCCCTATATAAAGAAAAAATCTGGGGAGGAAGGAAATTGGAAACATCACTCGGCAGGAAAATTCCAGAAGGGTTCATTGGAGAATCTTGGGAAGTTTCCGTTTATGGAACCGATATATCCCCAATCAAAAATCCAGAGTTCCAAAATCTACCGCTAACAGAACTTATACGAAAAGCTCCTAATGAAGTTTTAGGCAAACCTTTCTCTGGGTCAGGATTACCTTTACTAGTAAAGGTAATCGATGCCAAAGAAAAACTATCAGTTCAAGTTCATCCCGATGATGATTATGCACTCAAATACGATCCAAAGTCAAACGGCAAAAAAGAATGTTGGTATGTATTGTACGCAGACCCTGGGGCAGAATTGGTAGTTGGATTTGATACTCATACAAATCGCGAAGAATATGATGCTCTTGTAAAACAAAACTTAGGGGAAAACGTTCTAAAAAAATGGAAAGTAAAGTCTGGGGATGTGTTTTTATTAAATCCAGGCACAATACACGCAATAGGTGGAGGAGTTTTACTTTTAGAAGTACAACAATCCTCCGATTCTACCTACCGAGTTTACGATTACGGTCGGTTGGGAGATGATGGAAAGCCAAGAGAGCTCCATTTAGAAAAAGCTCTAGCAGTCCTTAATTTTCAAAAATCCGATGGGTCAGAAAAACAAACCAAACAACTAATCACTTACCATCCTTTCCCAAGGTATCTTTTTACTTCGAATGATAAATTCCGATTGGAATCTTGGGAATTTGACCAAGCCCAAAACTTTAACTTCTCCCAGTTATGTGATCCGGTGGCATTTGGTATTTTTTATACTGTGTCTGGATCTGTTTATTTTCCTGAATTGCAAATGTCTGTCGGTCCGAACGAAACGTTTTTGGTCACGGCAACAGGATTTAAAGAAACCATCTCTGCCTTCGCGGAAACGGGAACCAAGCTTGCTTTTATGTCACCAGGTTCCGATACCGTAAAATATCAATAACGACCCCTATTGACAATCTAATAGAATCGCTATAATAGTGACCAGAGAGGTTTCTATGAAAAAAATAATTACCCTATTACTCGTGTTAGCATCTACATCTGTATTTGCTTTGTCTGACTTGGAAAATCTGATGATTAAAGAGGCAAATTCATCAGAAAGTAAACAAGCGGCGCGCACGTATCTAAACTCAATGGCAAAAGAGAAAGAAGCAAGTGCGGTAAGACATGAAAAAATGGCAGGAAACAAAGGTGGAAAAGCAATCACTGAAGCTAAGTTTAAAGAACATTGTTTAAACCTAGCGAAGGAATTTCGAGCAGAAGCAGCAGAGTATAAAAAAGCTGCAGATGATTTGAAATAGATTTCTAATCCTATATTTTAGGTGGGCAAAGGAATCCAATCTGTTTCGCCTGGAACTTTCGGAAATTCATCTTTTGCCCATCTTTCCTTGGCTCTTTCGATGGTTTCCTGGCTTGTGGAAACAAAATTCCAATAAAGATGTCTTTTTTCTGTTAACGGCTCGCCACCGAGTAACATCAAACGGCTGTTTTGTTTGGCTTTGAATGTAACCGCTGTACCTTTTTCAAATAAAACCATCGATCCGACTGTATACGATTCTCCATTCGACTCAATGGAACCGCGAGAAACATAAAGGCCCGCCTCCTCCTTGTCGGAGAGAATCCAATTTACAGTATCAGCTTCTGGTTTCATTTCAATATCTGCATAAAATAATGGGGAATGAACGGTGGCCGGTGAGTGTAGTCCGAGAAAATTCCCACCTAACAATCGAAAGATCAATCCATCTTTTTTTAAAACCGGGATTTCCAATTCAGAAAAGTGTTCAAAACTTGGATCCATTTCTTCTTTCTCTTTTGGCAAAGCAATCCAAGTTTGAATGCCCTCCATAACTTCATACTTAGCATCAAATTTAGAGCGTTCACTGTGTACGATACCGGAACCTGCAACCATCCAATTGGTTTCATGCGGCCGAATGTCCATCTCCACTTTCAAACTATCTCTGTGGGTGATCACACCATCATATAAAAAAGTGATGGTGGCAAGGCCAATATGAGGATGGGCACGAACCACAAGTTCTTCTCCAGTGACTACAGGGACTGGTCCAAAATGATCAAAAAAAACAAAGGGACCCACCGAGCGTTTTTCCATCGCAGGAAGAACACGACGGATGATAAAACTGTCTCCTAAATCTTTGGAGTGGCCAACGAGTGATCTTGTCATTTGGATTTAGACTTCTTAGCTTTCGGTTTTGGATTTAGTTTTGGTTTGGATATTTTCTTTTTCGGCTGGGGCTTTTGTTTTTTGGCCGGTTTGTTTGTAGTTTTACCGACAGTCCCTTGTGATTCTTCTACCTTTCCCACAAAAAGCCCGATGGCTTCTTTTCCCTTCGTCCAGTGGGCTTTGTCCCTGGCATTGAAGTAGAGGATAAAGATTTTTTCTGCTTCGGAATATTTTACATCACAAGCATATACATGACTTGCCTTCCATCCCTTTCCCGTGGGACCAAGGATAGGGGTTTGGTTGATTCTTTCAAAGCTAAGACCATCTTCACTTTGTAAAAACAAAATCGCCGAACACGATTCCTTCCTTACTGGATTCCAAAAGATCCCATTTTGAAATCCAAGGTAACGCCCTTTCCATTCGATCACTTTAATTGAACCGGCACCCAAATTACAAAATGGATCCATTTCATTTGGCGAAATGATTGGATCTGAGAAATAAGAAAACGGTCCGAGAGGAGAAGCCGATTCCGCAACCGTTATGTGTTTCGGCTCACAAAAGCCACAATCAGGAATATAAACCAACGAGGAAGAAAAGTACATTCTGTACTTTTTTCCAAACTTCACCAAACAAGGATTACTGACTGATTCGCCATAGTTTGGATCTTTATGGAATGGAAATTTTGGTTCAATGACAGTTTTTGGAGAGGACCAAGTCTTTAAATCTTGGCTAGTTCTGACTTCGATTCGTGATTTCCACTTTCTGTAAGGAAACCAAGACATAAGAACATGAAGGAATTTATACTTTTCATAATAAAGATAATAGGTTTTATCTTCGTAGAAGATAAACGGACGCATGGCATTCCAAACCACAGTTTTTCTCTTTTCCCAATGGATACCATCTTCTGAGAGAAATTCTTGTACACCGAATATATTGTGAGCAAAGAGATGCCAAAGTCCATCTGTGCAATTTTCAGGAAATAAAAAACTCGGATCCGCCAAAACGGGTGATGGGAATCCGGGTTTTAAAATGGGATCGTCTTGGTATAATTGCCAATAGATGTTTTGTTTGTTCAATCGAAATGAATTTCCTTATTTTTCTAAAACAACTTTAAGGTTGGATAGCCCTTCTTCAAAGTCTTTTCCTATCATTTCTTCAAAATTCATAAAAACTAACATTAAATTGGATGGATAAGGCATGGAACCATCAAATCCCCAAATGACCTTGGATTTTTTTTGGTCCAAAGAAGAAACCTTCATATAACTACGTTCTGTGCCTTCAAATGGTTCAAAAAATCTGAGTTCGGTTTCCATCTCCAAAGCATCTACATTGATCATTTTGATTTCTTGTTCGCCAATTCCAACTTCTTTGTCTAAACTTTCCCAACGAGAAATAAATCCAACAGTGCCATCTTGTCCTGTGTAAATTTTTTTCATATTGGGATCTTTTTTTGCCCACACACTGTACTGATCTTGGTTCTTTAACAGGCGGATGTAAACAAATACATCTGAGGCTGGTTTGGTGATATCAATGGAACGTTCTACCTGGTATTGGGAAGGTAGAAAGAGAGCCACAACTAATGGGATGGCGATGATGCCAATGATTCCTATGGAAATTTTTCTGCCAATTGTCATAAGTAAAGTATCCTACTGATTTTTTTTGATTTAGTCAATTTATTTACCCACGTGGTCGTAAATTCCAGCTGAAAACAAGGAGGAGGATGGCAATTAAAGTCGAAACTAGGATAGCGGACAAGGCTACATCCCAAGAGTAATTTGTGGCAAGGATAGCCAGACCTTTCCCTTGCGCCGTTCTTCCTAATGATCCAAAAAGCCCAATAAACCCCGCAGCCGTTCCCACTGCTTTTTTGGAGGTAAAATCCATACCAGCCACACCTAACAGCATTACCGGTGGATAGATAAAGAGTCCAATCAGTCCAAAAAGTATATAGTCGATCCAAAGAAATCCTGGTGGATTAAATAAAATTCCTAAAAAAGCAAAGAAAATCGGAATGATACAAAGTAAACTTACCATTCCCCTGCGTCCGTCGAATTTATCAGAGACCCATCCCATAAGAATGGTGGAGCCAATCCCACCAAACTCTAATATAAAAGTCGAATATCCCCCACCCAAAAGGTCAGCTCCTTTAGTTTCTTTTAAATAAGTGGGACCCCAATCAATCAAACTATAACGAATGATATAAACAAAAAAATTGATAATAGCAAAAAGCCAAATGTATTTATTCATAAGGACTTGTTCAACAATCAATTGTTTGGTGGTAAGCTCCGCTTCGTGGTCTTCCTTCTCTTCTGGTGGGTAATCGTTTCTGTAAACTTCGACAGGAGGAAGTCCTTCAGATTGAGGTGTGTCCACAAGCCGAATGTATAAATACACGGATCCAACAAGTGCGATCATCCCCGGAACAAAGAAGGCGTACTGCCATCCAAACTGTGATGCGGAATGAGAGGCGATGACTCCGACAATTCCGCCTCCAATATTATGTGCAATATTCCAAAATGCAAACGTAGTACCACGTTCTCGTACTGAATACCAGTGTCCTAGAGAACGTCCACATGGGGGCCAACCCATTCCTTGGACAAGACCATTGGCTCCCCATAAAAATAGATGAATCCAATAATGATTCGCAAATCCAAAAGAAAAATTCAAAATGGCGGTAAGAAACAAACCTACTGCCATAAACTTTCTTGGATTGGAACGATCGGAGAGTGCTCCCATTAAAAATTTTCCAATTCCATAAGTTATGGCTGTGACGGCAAGGATGTCACCTATATCTGTTTTCGAATAGGATAACGCTTCACCAATTTCTTTCGAAACAGGTGAGAAGTTATTCCGAGTTAAGTAATAGGTCGTATAACCAAGGAAAGTTGATTCCAATACTCGAATCCGAAATTTCGGATAGAGGGATTGGATTTCTGATTCCGATTTTTGCGGAATGGAAGGAGCAGGAGCGAACCACCGACGAATGGTTTGTAACATAGACTTGGAAGATGTAAGTCTAAAGGAAAGGAGTCAAGTTCATTCTCATGAAAACGGATATACGAAACGGATTTATTGATACTATTGGAAATACCCCTCTGATTCGCATCCATTCCTTAAGCGAAGAGACAGGCTGTGAAATACTGGGAAAAGCTGAATTCTTAAATCCTGGTGGATCCGTTAAGGACAGAGCAGCCTTATACATCATTGAAGATGCAGAAAGGAAAGGCCTTCTTAAAAAAGGTGGGACTGTTGTTGAAGGAACTGCTGGCAATACAGGGATTGGTCTCACACATATTTGTAATGCCAAAGGTTACAAATCCGTAATAATCATTCCTGAGACACAATCGAAAGAAAAAATTGAAATGCTACGCACGTTAGGTGCGAATGTAACACTTGTCCCTGCGGTTCCATATGCGGATCCAGGAAATTATGTACGTGTGTCAGAACGAATTGCTTTAGAAACTCCAAACTCCGTCTGGGCCAACCAGTTTGATAACTTAGCCAACAGAAAGGCACACTTTGAAACGACAGGACCGGAAATCTGGGAACAAACCCAAGGTAAAATTGATGTTTGGACGGCTTCCCTCGGAACTGGCGGAACCTATGCAGGAACAGGATTGTTTTTTAAATCAAAAAATCCCAATATCAAATGCGTTGTTGCAGATCCCTATGGTTCAGGAATTTACTCCTTTGTTAAAACAGGTAAAATCACCATCGAAGGTTCTTCCATTACGGAAGGAATAGGACAAGGCCGAATCACTAAAAACATGGAAGGAATGCCTGCCGATGACGCCATCCGCATCCATGATAAAGAAGCCATTCGCATTTTAAATTTGGTTTTAAAACATGATGGTTTGTTTATGGGCGGAAGTGTGGGGATCAACTTGGCTGCTGCTTATCAAATTGCCAAAGATTTAGGCCCGGGACACACCATAGTCACCGTGTTATGTGATAGTGGAGCAAAATACCAATCTAAAATATACAATGATGAGTTTTTAAAATCTAAAGGACTGATTTAGACCAAATAGAAATTTGTTTTTTTATCTTCCTAAATTCATGAATACTGTAAACATTTCGCAAGAAGATACAGAACCTAACTCGCAAGAGTCACTCAACTCTTCTAATGCTAAAGCAATTTCTTCCGATTTTTTTGTTTTCAATCGATTAAGAGCACTATTTTCCAAATCCTTCGCTTTAGAAACTAGTAGTTCTGGATCTTGGATCTTCCAGGGCATAGGCCTTGTTCCCCAGGTCAAAGTATCCAAAAATTGATTGATATCTTTTTCAATTTGGGGATAAACCGACTCGTAACAAGTGATTAAAATCGTGAACCCAAACTCTTCTTCGGTAGCAGTGATATAATGTTGTACGATTGTATCGTCTTTATCTTTAAAACTTCCATACATTCCTAAAAACTTATATCCGTTTTCAGTATTCGTAATTTTTTGTAAGGTAAAAGATTTACGAATATTAGTAACTAAACTAAATCTTCTAGATTCTGCATGGAAAAGTATCGGATGTAAAGGAAGTTTGTTTTCAGATTCTTTAAAAAGAATGACAAGGGCCGGGATAATTTCCCTACCCGATTCCTCTTTGAGTGGAGACGTTTTGAAATGATCAAACTTTGTTGTTAACCCATTGGATCTTCGTTCAGTAAGATACCACTGCGAAGGAAGGTCAAACGAGATACAATTTGTTCTAAAACAAGAACGCCAACGATTGGACTCAGCCAAAAGATTTGTAGAAATTAAAATACAAAATGAAACATACCCTAAAAAAATTCTAAATAAATTCATACTTCAAGTTCCTTTCGATTTTTGAAATAATCTAGTGAATTTGGATTTGCGAGTGCATTTTTGTTTTTTACTTCTAACCCAGCTACGGTTTGTTTGACGGCTATTTCTACCTTTTTTCCATTCACTGTATAAGGAATTTCTGGAACAGAAAGGACTAACGATGGGACATGCCTCGGAGATGTTTCCACTTTGATACGTTCTTTAATTTTTTTTATCAAACTTTCATCCAAAATAACGCCATCTGTAGTCACTACAAACAAAACCACACGAACATCGTCTTTATACTCTTGGCCAATGATGACGCTATCTTTCACTTCAGGTATAGTAGAAACTACTGAGTAAATATCCGCTGTTCCAATCCGCACCCCACCAGGGTTCAACGTAGCATCAGAACGACCATAAATCACCAAACCATTCTCAGGTGAGATGGACGCAAAATCACCATGGCACCAAATATTATCATAGGTTTCAAAATAAGCAGATTTGTATTTTGCACCAGTATCATCATTCCAAAAGGAAAGAGGCATAGAAGGGAATGGTGTCAGGCAAACTAATTCCCCTTTTTGGTTTTCTACCGATTTTCCCATATCATCAAAAACTTGTACATCCATACCCAAACCTTTACACTGAATTTGGCCTTCGAACACCGGTAAGTTGGGATTTCCCAAAGCAAAACATCCGTTTAAGTCCGTTCCACCAGATATGGATGATAACTGAACATCTTTTTTTATGTTTTCATATACATAACGAAATCCGGAGTTAGAAAGAGGTGAACCAGTTGAAAGGATTATCTTTAATTCGGGCAATTGGTATTCGGATTTGACATTAATTTTTTCTTCCTCCAAAACAGAAAGGTATTTGGCACTGGTTCCAAAAACATTGATGGCTTCTTTTTCTGCCATAGACCATAAAGTTTTCCAAGAAGGATGAAATGGATTTCCATCATATTGATAGAGGGTCGCACCTAAAGCCAAAACGGACTGTGACCAATTCCACATCATCCAACCACAAGTTGTATAATAAAAAAACCGATCTTGTTTGGAGACATTACAATGTAACGAAAGTTCTTTGGTATGATTAAGCAAAACACCCCCACCCTGAACAATACACTTAGGAAGTCCCGTTGTTCCTGAAGAAAACATGATGTAAACCGGATCTGAAAAACCAATGGAAGTATAAGAGATTACCTCTGATGAATTTGCTAACGCCAATTTGCTATATCTACAGGGTAGTTGAATTTTGCCGAAATCTTTGATGGGTTCCACAAAATCATATAACAAAGTTTGTTTGAATTCTGAGTTTGCCGTATTCACTAGTTGGATAGAAACTTCCTCTAGTTTATCTATAATTGAAATTTGTTTTCCTTTAAAAAAATAAGACTCTACCGAAATGAGTATTTTAGGATTAATTTGTTCGAATCGGTCCAGAATTCCGCGAACACCAAAGTCTGGTGAGGCGCTAGACCAAATTGCACCTAACGATGTTGTTGCCAACATCCCAATCGTTGCAATTGGTGCATTTGGTAGAAGTCCCGCAACACGATCCCCTTTTTTTACCCCAAGAGATATCAAATGTTTTTGTAACTTCAGAACTTCTTGTTTTAGTTCAGAATAGGTTAACCTTTGAATTTGTCCATCTTCCGAATAAAACACCAAAGCCAAATCATTAGGATTCCCTGTTTCTAATAGATTCTCTGCAAAATTATAGAATGCTCCTGGAAACCAAAGGGATTTTGAAAAATGAGATCCTCTATCTAAAGTTTTTTCTGGTTCTTTATGTAACTTAAAGCCAGAATAGGACAACCATTCTTTCCAAAACAAATCAGATTCATCCACAGAAAACTTATGAAATGAAACATAATCAGAAAACGATTTCGCTAACCTAGTTTCCAGATGGCCTTGGAAACGGGAAAGGTTTGTAACTTTTGAATGTGGTGTCCATAGAATATTTTGAGTCGCCATGAGGACTGATCTTTCTGGATTTGATTTTAGAGGCAACTATGATTGTGTAAAATGGCTGGTAGAAAAAAATGTCGAGGAAATTCTAGGGAAAATGCTGTTCAATTCTATTGACTATCTTTTCTTCTTTATAGCTTGTTATTCTATATATTGGATTTTACCATCTCAGTTTCGTAAATACATTCTAATCATTTTCTCACTCTTATTTTACGCATATTGGAGTGGTTCTTTTTTACTTCA
The sequence above is drawn from the Leptospira sp. WS4.C2 genome and encodes:
- a CDS encoding pirin family protein, with protein sequence MTRSLVGHSKDLGDSFIIRRVLPAMEKRSVGPFVFFDHFGPVPVVTGEELVVRAHPHIGLATITFLYDGVITHRDSLKVEMDIRPHETNWMVAGSGIVHSERSKFDAKYEVMEGIQTWIALPKEKEEMDPSFEHFSELEIPVLKKDGLIFRLLGGNFLGLHSPATVHSPLFYADIEMKPEADTVNWILSDKEEAGLYVSRGSIESNGESYTVGSMVLFEKGTAVTFKAKQNSRLMLLGGEPLTEKRHLYWNFVSTSQETIERAKERWAKDEFPKVPGETDWIPLPT
- a CDS encoding type I phosphomannose isomerase catalytic subunit is translated as MEKIPKVLFLTPLYKEKIWGGRKLETSLGRKIPEGFIGESWEVSVYGTDISPIKNPEFQNLPLTELIRKAPNEVLGKPFSGSGLPLLVKVIDAKEKLSVQVHPDDDYALKYDPKSNGKKECWYVLYADPGAELVVGFDTHTNREEYDALVKQNLGENVLKKWKVKSGDVFLLNPGTIHAIGGGVLLLEVQQSSDSTYRVYDYGRLGDDGKPRELHLEKALAVLNFQKSDGSEKQTKQLITYHPFPRYLFTSNDKFRLESWEFDQAQNFNFSQLCDPVAFGIFYTVSGSVYFPELQMSVGPNETFLVTATGFKETISAFAETGTKLAFMSPGSDTVKYQ
- a CDS encoding MFS transporter, whose translation is MLQTIRRWFAPAPSIPQKSESEIQSLYPKFRIRVLESTFLGYTTYYLTRNNFSPVSKEIGEALSYSKTDIGDILAVTAITYGIGKFLMGALSDRSNPRKFMAVGLFLTAILNFSFGFANHYWIHLFLWGANGLVQGMGWPPCGRSLGHWYSVRERGTTFAFWNIAHNIGGGIVGVIASHSASQFGWQYAFFVPGMIALVGSVYLYIRLVDTPQSEGLPPVEVYRNDYPPEEKEDHEAELTTKQLIVEQVLMNKYIWLFAIINFFVYIIRYSLIDWGPTYLKETKGADLLGGGYSTFILEFGGIGSTILMGWVSDKFDGRRGMVSLLCIIPIFFAFLGILFNPPGFLWIDYILFGLIGLFIYPPVMLLGVAGMDFTSKKAVGTAAGFIGLFGSLGRTAQGKGLAILATNYSWDVALSAILVSTLIAILLLVFSWNLRPRG
- a CDS encoding family 43 glycosylhydrolase; translation: MNKQNIYWQLYQDDPILKPGFPSPVLADPSFLFPENCTDGLWHLFAHNIFGVQEFLSEDGIHWEKRKTVVWNAMRPFIFYEDKTYYLYYEKYKFLHVLMSWFPYRKWKSRIEVRTSQDLKTWSSPKTVIEPKFPFHKDPNYGESVSNPCLVKFGKKYRMYFSSSLVYIPDCGFCEPKHITVAESASPLGPFSYFSDPIISPNEMDPFCNLGAGSIKVIEWKGRYLGFQNGIFWNPVRKESCSAILFLQSEDGLSFERINQTPILGPTGKGWKASHVYACDVKYSEAEKIFILYFNARDKAHWTKGKEAIGLFVGKVEESQGTVGKTTNKPAKKQKPQPKKKISKPKLNPKPKAKKSKSK
- a CDS encoding SRPBCC family protein, whose protein sequence is MTIGRKISIGIIGIIAIPLVVALFLPSQYQVERSIDITKPASDVFVYIRLLKNQDQYSVWAKKDPNMKKIYTGQDGTVGFISRWESLDKEVGIGEQEIKMINVDALEMETELRFFEPFEGTERSYMKVSSLDQKKSKVIWGFDGSMPYPSNLMLVFMNFEEMIGKDFEEGLSNLKVVLEK
- a CDS encoding DnaJ domain-containing protein, whose product is MSHSIPPPTNLYEVLEIPFGATTEEIKSSFRHLVKQFHPDIPVTGSYSKFQSLYFAYQTLTGEGRKSYDDEFKKNYAREFLKRKLEEHPIVLPVSRVRFTTGILELAKRGLMRKGFRNKDRRKVTGIDYDLIIDLKESEIIRPVIAVIPLTVRIVCRDCMGGDPHCPACNGRGSYKGYKNLKVEFPISALIQGKVFEFDLSKFRPDSFTHFKKKYLRVKLLVHKNIPLRVKSAV
- a CDS encoding acetoacetate--CoA ligase, translating into MATQNILWTPHSKVTNLSRFQGHLETRLAKSFSDYVSFHKFSVDESDLFWKEWLSYSGFKLHKEPEKTLDRGSHFSKSLWFPGAFYNFAENLLETGNPNDLALVFYSEDGQIQRLTYSELKQEVLKLQKHLISLGVKKGDRVAGLLPNAPIATIGMLATTSLGAIWSSASPDFGVRGILDRFEQINPKILISVESYFFKGKQISIIDKLEEVSIQLVNTANSEFKQTLLYDFVEPIKDFGKIQLPCRYSKLALANSSEVISYTSIGFSDPVYIMFSSGTTGLPKCIVQGGGVLLNHTKELSLHCNVSKQDRFFYYTTCGWMMWNWSQSVLALGATLYQYDGNPFHPSWKTLWSMAEKEAINVFGTSAKYLSVLEEEKINVKSEYQLPELKIILSTGSPLSNSGFRYVYENIKKDVQLSSISGGTDLNGCFALGNPNLPVFEGQIQCKGLGMDVQVFDDMGKSVENQKGELVCLTPFPSMPLSFWNDDTGAKYKSAYFETYDNIWCHGDFASISPENGLVIYGRSDATLNPGGVRIGTADIYSVVSTIPEVKDSVIIGQEYKDDVRVVLFVVTTDGVILDESLIKKIKERIKVETSPRHVPSLVLSVPEIPYTVNGKKVEIAVKQTVAGLEVKNKNALANPNSLDYFKNRKELEV
- a CDS encoding cysteine synthase A translates to MKTDIRNGFIDTIGNTPLIRIHSLSEETGCEILGKAEFLNPGGSVKDRAALYIIEDAERKGLLKKGGTVVEGTAGNTGIGLTHICNAKGYKSVIIIPETQSKEKIEMLRTLGANVTLVPAVPYADPGNYVRVSERIALETPNSVWANQFDNLANRKAHFETTGPEIWEQTQGKIDVWTASLGTGGTYAGTGLFFKSKNPNIKCVVADPYGSGIYSFVKTGKITIEGSSITEGIGQGRITKNMEGMPADDAIRIHDKEAIRILNLVLKHDGLFMGGSVGINLAAAYQIAKDLGPGHTIVTVLCDSGAKYQSKIYNDEFLKSKGLI